The following proteins come from a genomic window of Corallococcus sp. NCRR:
- a CDS encoding lysylphosphatidylglycerol synthase transmembrane domain-containing protein, which translates to MRLPNAGGRTWLKVLGAVVGLVLSVLLLSTAFFKWNLSGSGDLLTPRFPLDKFVRDLPGHLVWLVPFMLLQASLVPLRAVQWQATLRRPIPFKDRFQLVGIGVFVHNALPGKLGEVTRSFLLSRTHKLPFIRSLGSVGVCKLMEFACLMLLVALSFLGPFGETMAHFRTELHVALSLCIGLVALVVLLAHWAAPLGRWLHQRHTMPRVDSFLSHVGEGLGTARSFKGMAKVFFFSIFPVFASALAYGLALHGVHIPGGLFAGAVVLGAISLGQSLPGVPAGMGIYYFVTSWAARALGSNPEDAAAFATLTHLGTVISQVAVGAWCVHRSKLRIRDLRKGGRLANAAAHHVAHEAVEPAPP; encoded by the coding sequence ATGCGGCTTCCCAACGCCGGTGGACGCACGTGGCTCAAGGTGCTGGGCGCGGTGGTGGGGCTCGTCCTGTCCGTGCTCCTGCTCTCCACGGCGTTCTTCAAGTGGAACCTGAGCGGGTCCGGGGACCTGCTGACGCCGCGCTTCCCGCTGGACAAGTTCGTCCGCGACCTGCCGGGGCACCTGGTGTGGCTGGTGCCGTTCATGCTCCTGCAGGCTTCGCTGGTGCCGCTGCGCGCGGTGCAGTGGCAGGCCACGCTGCGCAGGCCCATCCCGTTCAAGGACCGCTTCCAACTCGTGGGCATTGGCGTCTTCGTGCACAACGCGCTGCCGGGGAAGCTGGGCGAGGTGACGCGCTCGTTCCTCCTGTCGCGCACCCACAAGCTCCCCTTCATCCGGAGCCTGGGCTCCGTGGGCGTGTGCAAGCTGATGGAGTTCGCCTGCCTGATGTTGCTGGTGGCCCTGTCCTTCCTGGGCCCCTTCGGCGAGACGATGGCTCACTTCCGCACGGAGCTGCACGTGGCGCTGTCGCTGTGCATCGGCCTGGTGGCGCTGGTGGTGCTGCTGGCCCACTGGGCGGCGCCGCTGGGCCGCTGGCTGCACCAGCGTCACACCATGCCCCGCGTGGACAGCTTCCTGAGCCACGTGGGCGAGGGCCTGGGCACCGCGCGCTCCTTCAAGGGCATGGCGAAGGTGTTCTTCTTCTCCATCTTCCCGGTGTTCGCCTCCGCGCTGGCGTACGGCCTGGCGCTGCACGGCGTGCACATCCCCGGGGGCCTCTTCGCGGGCGCCGTGGTGCTGGGCGCCATCTCCCTGGGGCAGTCGCTGCCGGGCGTCCCGGCGGGCATGGGCATCTACTACTTCGTCACCAGCTGGGCGGCCCGCGCGCTGGGCTCGAACCCGGAGGACGCGGCGGCCTTCGCCACGCTCACCCACCTGGGCACCGTCATCAGCCAGGTGGCCGTGGGCGCCTGGTGCGTGCACCGCTCCAAGCTGCGGATCCGCGACCTGCGCAAGGGCGGGCGGCTGGCCAACGCCGCCGCGCACCACGTGGCGCATGAAGCCGTGGAGCCCGCGCCGCCCTGA
- the hscA gene encoding Fe-S protein assembly chaperone HscA → MSNNGYLQIHDPLKPKGHVVGIDLGTTHSLVASVSQGKPRCVPVDEGDSLLLPSVVHYGKDGGVLVGVRARKLAAEAPTDTIVSVKRFMGRSPDDPETRKLGHYDFAPGANVVRFNVAGGQPVTPIEVSGEILRALKRRAEAHFSGKVEQAVITVPAYFDDAQRQATRDAGKLAGLEVLRLLNEPTAAALAYGLDKGSQGMFAVYDLGGGTFDISILKLEDGVFEVKSTGGDSALGGDDFDRAIAQQVLQKRGVQAPTPAQVAELMVAARRAKEALTEAPEVTLSVDGHSQPVSRADFEAWIQPLVAKTGAVCRRALKDAGVAAGELDGVILVGGSTRVPAVRRFVAELFGREPLGDIDPDQVVALGAAVQASLLTDTGRQDEVLLLDVIPLSLGLETMGGITEKLIPRNSTIPTAAAQVFTTFKDGQTGLDVHVVQGERELVQDNRSLARFTLSGIPSMAAGMARVEVRFQVDADGILSVTAKEQSTGVAQAITVKPSHGLTEEEIEKMLLDSIDFAEDDIQARQLREQQVDAERVLAEADRQLRENAALLQAGEPEAIQAAMTRVREAAAGKDYLAVKEALHALDEASRAFIERVMNRAITQVVSGHSVEEY, encoded by the coding sequence GTGAGCAACAACGGCTATCTGCAGATCCACGACCCGCTCAAGCCGAAGGGCCACGTGGTGGGCATCGACCTGGGCACCACCCACTCGCTGGTGGCGTCCGTGTCCCAGGGCAAGCCCCGGTGCGTTCCGGTGGATGAAGGCGACTCGCTGCTGCTGCCCTCCGTGGTGCATTACGGGAAGGACGGCGGCGTGTTGGTGGGCGTTCGCGCCCGGAAGCTCGCGGCCGAGGCCCCCACGGACACCATCGTGTCGGTGAAGCGCTTCATGGGCCGCAGCCCGGACGACCCGGAGACGCGCAAGCTGGGCCACTACGACTTCGCCCCCGGCGCCAACGTGGTGCGCTTCAACGTGGCCGGTGGGCAGCCGGTGACGCCCATTGAAGTGTCGGGCGAAATCCTGCGCGCCCTGAAGCGCCGCGCGGAGGCGCACTTCTCCGGCAAGGTGGAGCAGGCCGTCATCACCGTGCCCGCCTACTTCGATGACGCCCAGCGCCAGGCCACCCGCGACGCGGGGAAGCTCGCGGGCCTGGAGGTGCTGCGCCTGCTCAACGAGCCCACCGCCGCCGCGCTGGCGTACGGCCTGGACAAGGGCAGCCAGGGGATGTTCGCCGTCTATGACCTGGGCGGCGGCACGTTCGACATCTCCATCCTCAAGCTGGAGGACGGCGTCTTCGAGGTGAAGTCCACCGGCGGCGATTCCGCGCTGGGCGGCGACGACTTCGACCGCGCCATCGCGCAGCAGGTGCTCCAGAAGCGGGGCGTCCAGGCCCCCACCCCCGCGCAGGTGGCGGAGCTGATGGTGGCCGCCCGCCGCGCGAAGGAGGCGCTCACGGAGGCCCCTGAGGTCACGCTGAGCGTGGACGGGCATTCGCAGCCGGTGTCCCGCGCGGACTTCGAGGCGTGGATCCAGCCGCTGGTGGCGAAGACGGGCGCGGTGTGCCGGCGGGCGCTGAAGGACGCGGGCGTGGCGGCGGGTGAGCTGGACGGCGTCATCCTGGTGGGCGGCTCCACGCGCGTGCCCGCGGTGCGCCGCTTCGTGGCGGAGCTGTTCGGCCGCGAGCCCCTGGGCGACATCGATCCGGATCAGGTCGTGGCGCTGGGCGCGGCGGTCCAGGCGAGCCTCCTCACCGACACCGGCCGCCAGGACGAGGTGCTGCTGCTGGACGTCATCCCCCTGTCGCTGGGCCTGGAGACGATGGGCGGCATCACGGAGAAGCTCATTCCGCGCAACTCCACCATCCCCACGGCGGCGGCGCAGGTGTTCACCACGTTCAAGGACGGCCAGACAGGCCTGGACGTGCACGTGGTGCAGGGCGAGCGCGAGCTGGTGCAGGACAACCGCAGCCTCGCGCGCTTCACGCTCTCCGGCATCCCCTCCATGGCGGCCGGCATGGCCCGCGTGGAGGTGCGCTTCCAGGTGGACGCGGACGGCATCCTGTCCGTCACCGCCAAGGAGCAGAGCACCGGCGTGGCGCAGGCCATCACCGTGAAGCCCAGCCACGGCCTGACGGAGGAGGAGATCGAGAAGATGCTCCTCGACTCCATCGACTTCGCGGAGGACGACATCCAGGCCCGCCAGCTGCGCGAGCAGCAGGTGGACGCCGAGCGCGTCCTCGCCGAGGCCGACCGGCAGCTGCGTGAGAACGCGGCGCTGCTCCAGGCCGGCGAGCCGGAGGCCATCCAGGCCGCCATGACCCGCGTGCGCGAGGCCGCCGCGGGCAAGGACTACCTGGCCGTGAAGGAGGCCCTGCACGCGCTGGACGAGGCGTCCCGGGCCTTCATCGAACGGGTCATGAACCGCGCCATCACCCAGGTGGTGTCCGGCCATTCCGTGGAGGAGTACTGA
- a CDS encoding hydroxymethylglutaryl-CoA reductase, degradative: MSDTVTSRLAGFHKLPLEERLARIGQMFRLTEAELEQLRGENGLDLSIANQMIENAVGTFSLPLGLGLNLNVNGRDYLVPMAVEEPSVVAAVSFASKIVREAGGFYAEADESMMIGQVQVSNYGDPGRASEKILDAKDEILALANSFHPAMVARGGGAKDVEVRLLPAPEGPRGEPLLIVHLLIDAQEAMGANLINTMAEGVAPLIEQLTGGRVYLRILSNLADKRLARATCRIPLPLLADFGLPGEVIAEGIAQASRFAEADPYRAATHNKGVMNGIDAVAIATGQDWRSIEAGAHAFACRKGQYRPLSTWYLEEGHLVGRIELPLALGLVGGPIKIHPGAQVALKLMRATSVRELSMVFAAVGLAQNFAALRALGSVGIQKGHMAMHARSVAVTAGARGGDVEKVANLLVKAGHVKVEKAREILANLPPETPAVATLTNG; encoded by the coding sequence ATGTCTGACACCGTGACGTCCCGGCTCGCCGGATTCCACAAGCTGCCCCTGGAGGAGCGCCTGGCGCGCATTGGCCAGATGTTCCGGCTGACGGAGGCGGAGCTGGAGCAGCTGCGCGGTGAGAACGGCCTGGACCTGTCCATCGCCAACCAGATGATTGAAAACGCGGTGGGCACGTTCTCCCTGCCGCTGGGCCTGGGCCTGAACCTCAACGTCAACGGGCGCGACTACCTGGTGCCCATGGCGGTGGAGGAGCCCTCCGTCGTGGCGGCGGTGTCGTTCGCGTCGAAGATCGTCCGCGAGGCGGGCGGCTTCTACGCGGAGGCCGACGAGTCGATGATGATCGGCCAGGTGCAGGTCTCCAACTACGGAGACCCCGGCCGCGCGTCCGAGAAGATTTTGGACGCGAAGGACGAAATCCTCGCCCTGGCGAACAGCTTCCACCCGGCCATGGTGGCCCGCGGCGGTGGCGCGAAGGACGTGGAGGTGCGCCTGCTGCCCGCGCCGGAGGGGCCGCGCGGCGAGCCGCTGCTCATCGTCCACCTGCTCATCGACGCGCAGGAGGCGATGGGGGCGAACCTCATCAACACCATGGCGGAGGGCGTGGCGCCGCTGATTGAACAGCTGACCGGCGGCCGCGTGTACCTGCGCATCCTGTCGAACCTGGCGGACAAGCGGCTCGCGCGCGCCACGTGCCGCATCCCGCTGCCGCTGCTGGCGGACTTCGGCCTGCCGGGCGAGGTCATCGCCGAGGGCATCGCGCAGGCGAGCCGCTTCGCGGAGGCCGACCCGTACCGTGCCGCCACGCACAACAAGGGCGTGATGAACGGCATCGACGCGGTCGCCATCGCCACGGGGCAGGACTGGCGCTCCATCGAGGCCGGTGCGCACGCGTTCGCCTGCCGCAAGGGGCAGTACCGCCCGCTGTCCACCTGGTACCTGGAGGAGGGGCACCTGGTGGGCCGCATCGAGTTGCCGCTGGCGCTGGGCCTGGTGGGCGGCCCCATCAAGATCCACCCGGGCGCGCAGGTGGCGCTCAAGCTGATGCGCGCCACCAGCGTGCGCGAGCTGTCCATGGTGTTCGCGGCGGTGGGCCTGGCGCAGAACTTCGCGGCGCTCCGCGCGCTGGGCTCCGTGGGCATCCAGAAGGGCCACATGGCCATGCACGCGCGCAGCGTCGCCGTCACCGCGGGCGCGCGCGGCGGGGACGTGGAGAAGGTGGCCAACCTGCTGGTGAAGGCCGGGCACGTGAAGGTGGAGAAGGCGCGGGAGATCCTCGCGAACCTGCCGCCGGAGACGCCCGCCGTCGCCACCCTCACCAACGGCTGA
- the mvk gene encoding mevalonate kinase — protein MTSATNPLVAFGAGKVILLGEHSVVYGYPAIAGPLSIGVVARGGPSRSCVLDVPVTADPAQKRMMRKAFARAAKLVGEPKVKVTLEPQLPLSAGLGSSAALAVATSRVLLQAAGQAPTAKATARLAWEMEQEFHGTPSGVDHTTSAEEKLILYRRVQAPAGVTGRARELKSPKPVSVVVALAGARSPTKLTVGALRERQARWPERYQRLFGQVGRLVTDAAKAVESGDLEGLGDAMNVNQGLLNALGLSSPALEDMVFRLRSLGALGAKFTGAGGDGGAVIGLFPEPEPVVARLTRDGVRCFASQLAGPRVQGDIP, from the coding sequence ATGACTTCCGCAACGAATCCCCTGGTCGCCTTCGGTGCCGGCAAGGTCATCCTGCTGGGCGAGCACAGCGTGGTGTACGGCTACCCGGCCATCGCCGGGCCTCTGAGCATCGGCGTGGTGGCGCGCGGTGGGCCTTCGCGCTCGTGCGTGCTGGACGTGCCGGTGACGGCGGACCCAGCGCAGAAGCGGATGATGCGCAAGGCCTTCGCGCGGGCGGCGAAGCTCGTGGGCGAGCCCAAGGTGAAGGTGACGCTGGAGCCGCAGCTGCCCCTGTCCGCGGGGCTGGGCAGCTCCGCGGCGCTGGCGGTGGCCACGTCGCGCGTGCTGTTGCAGGCGGCGGGGCAGGCGCCCACGGCGAAGGCGACGGCGCGGCTGGCGTGGGAGATGGAGCAGGAGTTCCACGGCACGCCGTCCGGCGTGGACCACACCACCAGCGCCGAGGAGAAGCTCATCCTCTACCGGCGGGTGCAGGCCCCGGCGGGCGTCACGGGCCGCGCGCGCGAATTGAAGAGCCCCAAGCCGGTGTCGGTGGTGGTGGCGCTGGCGGGCGCGCGAAGTCCCACGAAGCTGACGGTGGGGGCGCTGCGCGAGCGGCAGGCGCGGTGGCCGGAGCGCTACCAGCGGCTCTTCGGCCAGGTGGGGAGGCTCGTCACCGACGCGGCGAAGGCGGTGGAGTCGGGCGACCTGGAGGGGCTGGGGGACGCGATGAACGTCAACCAGGGCCTCCTGAACGCGCTGGGGCTGTCGTCACCAGCGCTGGAGGACATGGTGTTCCGGCTGCGCTCGCTGGGCGCGCTGGGGGCCAAATTCACGGGGGCGGGAGGTGACGGTGGCGCGGTCATCGGCCTCTTCCCCGAACCGGAGCCCGTGGTCGCGCGACTGACGCGCGACGGCGTGCGCTGCTTCGCGAGCCAGCTCGCGGGGCCTCGGGTCCAGGGAGACATTCCATGA
- the omp85 gene encoding Omp85 family outer membrane protein, translated as MLAPVVFLFFLLMSLSAVAAGRTAPGLVPVKRTPTMDGIALPLLSFSSDQGFGYGAVGGMYLYGDGSKLPYAHALSAQVFFTARGAMNHYLRYDGPQLLGPLRLEGRLEYRQEKSSPFFGAGNLSAPDFRGDVDNERYNYDKGSPGLWVRLRGRPFGEKHPFQSYVGYGWRYTRVSPYETSILAQERPIGIEGGPSGQLLAGALWDTRDDESDPTSGGVEEVALRVSGLATFSRYQYAGVTLSERRYIRITPRLIFAQRLTLDMLFGEVPFFEWMTTGGVNVSEGIGGMSSVRGIERNRFAGNVKAFSNSELRFQAARMSFFGQPLALGAVVFLDLGRVWHPGVTDGKWHEWHPGIGGGLRFSRRAAVVRMDYARSTETGRQRFYITFGHMF; from the coding sequence ATGCTGGCTCCAGTCGTCTTCCTCTTCTTCTTGCTGATGTCGTTGAGCGCCGTGGCCGCCGGCCGCACGGCGCCCGGCCTCGTGCCGGTGAAGCGGACGCCGACGATGGACGGCATCGCGCTGCCGCTGTTGTCCTTCAGCTCGGATCAGGGCTTCGGCTACGGCGCGGTCGGCGGCATGTACCTCTATGGCGACGGCAGCAAGCTGCCCTACGCGCATGCCCTGTCCGCGCAGGTGTTCTTCACCGCGCGCGGCGCCATGAATCATTACCTCCGTTACGACGGGCCGCAGTTGCTGGGGCCCCTGCGTCTGGAGGGACGGCTGGAGTACCGCCAGGAGAAGAGCAGCCCCTTCTTTGGCGCGGGCAACCTGTCCGCCCCGGACTTCCGGGGGGACGTGGACAACGAGCGCTACAACTACGACAAGGGCTCGCCGGGCCTCTGGGTGCGCCTGCGCGGGCGGCCCTTCGGTGAGAAGCACCCGTTCCAGTCGTACGTGGGTTACGGCTGGCGCTACACGCGCGTGTCACCCTACGAGACGTCCATCCTGGCGCAGGAGCGGCCCATCGGCATCGAGGGTGGGCCCAGCGGGCAGCTGCTCGCGGGCGCGCTCTGGGACACGCGCGACGACGAGTCCGACCCCACGTCCGGCGGCGTGGAGGAGGTGGCGCTGCGCGTGTCGGGCCTGGCCACCTTCAGCCGCTACCAGTACGCGGGCGTGACGCTGAGCGAGCGCCGCTACATCCGCATCACCCCGCGGCTCATCTTCGCGCAGCGGCTCACGCTGGACATGCTCTTCGGAGAGGTGCCGTTCTTCGAGTGGATGACCACGGGCGGCGTCAACGTGTCCGAGGGCATTGGCGGCATGAGCAGCGTGCGCGGCATCGAGCGCAACCGCTTCGCCGGCAACGTGAAGGCGTTCAGCAACTCCGAGCTGCGCTTCCAGGCGGCGCGGATGTCCTTCTTCGGGCAGCCGCTGGCGCTGGGCGCGGTGGTGTTCCTGGACCTGGGCCGCGTGTGGCATCCGGGTGTGACGGACGGCAAGTGGCATGAGTGGCACCCGGGCATCGGCGGCGGCCTGCGCTTCTCGCGCCGCGCGGCCGTGGTGCGCATGGACTACGCGCGCTCCACCGAGACGGGCCGTCAGCGCTTCTACATCACGTTCGGTCACATGTTCTAA
- a CDS encoding mevalonate kinase family protein, translated as MDRALSAPGKLFISGEYAVLWGGVSRLAAVAPRTAAYVRRRQDSRVHICLEEGTLQGLTTPRGVKWDREVPAGFSFVARTLDEALRAHGRASVGFDVAVAPGALGPGGHKLGIGGSASATVLAAEAARFVLEEKFDVLKLALTAHTLGQGGKGSGGDVATSFAGGAVRYRRYDVTALADAANTGRFNAALAESPPVDLWRMPVPRVSMLYAFTGESASTRLLIGQVEARLAEAGRKAYVERSDALGHAIEDGLGGGDFRAFSEAVKAQHALLLELGPLETEGMRRVLAIAASYHCAGKLSGAGGGDGCILFAPDAQAREALREGLESRGFLTLTLDVEQGVRGEAQVDARLRGWVDALT; from the coding sequence ATGGACCGAGCGCTCTCCGCCCCAGGCAAGCTGTTCATCTCCGGCGAGTACGCCGTGCTGTGGGGCGGCGTGTCGCGCCTCGCGGCCGTGGCGCCTCGCACGGCCGCGTACGTGCGCAGGCGTCAGGACTCACGCGTGCACATCTGCCTGGAGGAGGGGACGCTCCAGGGGCTCACCACGCCCCGAGGCGTGAAGTGGGACCGCGAGGTGCCCGCCGGCTTCTCCTTCGTCGCCCGCACGCTGGATGAGGCCCTGCGGGCGCACGGCCGCGCGAGCGTGGGCTTCGACGTGGCGGTGGCTCCGGGCGCGCTGGGGCCCGGGGGCCACAAGCTGGGCATCGGCGGCAGCGCGTCCGCGACGGTGCTCGCCGCGGAGGCCGCGCGCTTCGTGCTGGAGGAGAAGTTCGACGTCCTCAAGCTCGCCCTCACCGCGCACACGTTGGGGCAGGGCGGCAAGGGCAGCGGCGGCGACGTGGCTACGAGCTTCGCCGGCGGCGCCGTGCGCTACCGGCGCTACGACGTCACCGCGCTCGCGGACGCCGCCAACACCGGCCGCTTCAACGCCGCGCTCGCCGAGTCCCCACCGGTGGACCTCTGGCGCATGCCCGTGCCTCGCGTGTCCATGCTCTACGCCTTCACCGGCGAGAGCGCGTCCACCAGGCTGCTCATCGGCCAGGTGGAGGCCCGCCTCGCGGAGGCAGGCCGCAAGGCCTATGTGGAGCGCTCGGACGCGCTGGGCCACGCCATTGAAGACGGCCTGGGCGGCGGTGACTTCCGCGCCTTCTCCGAAGCCGTGAAGGCCCAGCACGCGCTGCTCCTGGAGCTGGGTCCGCTGGAGACCGAAGGCATGCGCCGCGTGCTGGCCATCGCCGCGTCCTACCATTGCGCGGGCAAGCTCTCCGGCGCGGGCGGCGGTGACGGCTGCATCCTCTTCGCCCCGGACGCCCAGGCGCGCGAAGCGCTGCGCGAGGGCCTGGAGTCGCGCGGCTTCCTCACGCTGACGCTGGATGTGGAGCAGGGCGTGCGCGGCGAAGCGCAGGTGGATGCGCGGCTTCGCGGCTGGGTGGACGCGCTCACGTGA
- the mvaD gene encoding diphosphomevalonate decarboxylase has product MKATVRAHPNIALVKYWGKRDDALILPHQSSLSLTLAPIHVTTTVEFGAPSDTVELHGHVAKGSERDRVLRLLDAVRVQAGRDLGPAKVVSRGDFPMAAGLASSAAGFAALAVAGRAAAGLPQDTRASSILARRGSGSACRSVQGGFCEWMRGEREDGEDSYAVQRFDAGHWADLRMVVAILDRGEKEVKSRDGMKNTVETSPYYPAWVKDAEAEVPRARELIAKRDLEALGELCERNAWRMHSTSLAADPPLCYLNASTLGLIQHLREQRKKGVPVWFTLDAGPNPVLLTDAAHEVAAEALARACGAVDVVRCVPGGDATLLTEHLF; this is encoded by the coding sequence ATGAAGGCAACGGTCCGGGCGCATCCCAACATCGCGCTCGTGAAGTACTGGGGAAAGCGCGACGACGCGCTCATCCTCCCGCACCAGTCCAGCCTGTCGCTGACGCTGGCCCCCATCCACGTGACGACGACGGTGGAGTTCGGCGCGCCGTCGGACACGGTGGAGCTGCACGGCCACGTGGCCAAAGGCAGCGAGCGCGACCGCGTGCTGCGCCTGTTGGACGCGGTGCGCGTGCAGGCGGGGCGCGACCTGGGGCCCGCGAAGGTGGTGTCGCGCGGGGACTTCCCCATGGCGGCGGGCCTGGCCAGCAGCGCGGCGGGCTTCGCGGCGCTGGCGGTGGCGGGGCGCGCGGCGGCGGGGCTGCCCCAGGACACGCGGGCCTCCAGCATCCTGGCGCGGCGGGGCAGCGGCTCCGCGTGCCGCAGCGTGCAGGGCGGCTTCTGCGAGTGGATGCGCGGCGAGCGCGAGGACGGCGAGGACAGCTACGCCGTGCAGCGCTTCGACGCGGGCCACTGGGCGGACCTGCGCATGGTGGTGGCCATCCTCGACCGCGGCGAGAAGGAGGTGAAGTCGCGGGACGGGATGAAGAACACCGTCGAGACGAGCCCCTACTATCCGGCGTGGGTGAAGGACGCGGAGGCCGAAGTCCCCCGCGCCCGGGAGCTCATCGCGAAGAGGGACCTGGAGGCGCTGGGCGAGCTGTGTGAGCGCAACGCGTGGCGCATGCACTCCACCTCGCTCGCGGCGGATCCGCCGCTCTGCTACCTGAACGCGTCGACGCTGGGGCTCATCCAGCACCTGCGCGAGCAGCGCAAGAAGGGCGTGCCGGTGTGGTTCACGCTTGACGCGGGGCCGAACCCGGTGCTGCTGACGGACGCGGCCCACGAGGTCGCGGCGGAGGCCCTGGCCCGCGCCTGCGGAGCCGTGGACGTGGTGCGCTGCGTGCCCGGCGGTGACGCGACGCTGCTCACCGAGCACCTGTTCTGA
- a CDS encoding 2Fe-2S iron-sulfur cluster-binding protein, producing the protein MPKVTFKSPLAEVAVDVPPGTTLLDAAEKGEAQVGHSCGGVCGCSTCHVWVRKGLDSLSEQRDDEMDRLDMGFDVRPYSRLSCQTEVGGEDVTVEITEESLVAFMDENPAIRRKLESEGRWPLKK; encoded by the coding sequence GTGCCCAAGGTCACCTTCAAGAGCCCCCTGGCCGAGGTCGCCGTGGACGTGCCCCCGGGCACCACCCTGCTGGACGCCGCCGAGAAGGGCGAGGCCCAGGTGGGCCACAGCTGCGGCGGCGTGTGCGGGTGCTCCACGTGCCATGTCTGGGTCCGCAAGGGCCTGGACTCGCTGAGCGAGCAGCGGGACGACGAGATGGACCGCCTGGACATGGGCTTCGACGTCCGGCCGTACTCCCGCCTGTCCTGCCAGACGGAGGTCGGCGGTGAGGACGTCACGGTGGAGATCACCGAGGAGTCCCTCGTCGCCTTCATGGACGAGAACCCGGCCATCCGCCGGAAGCTCGAGTCCGAAGGCCGCTGGCCGCTGAAGAAGTAG
- a CDS encoding alkaline phosphatase family protein translates to MRESLNELVSENSRNWANTLVRRIGSKVPPVAARRPRNALLVHLDGVPKALLDEAIVTGRMPFVSQLVRSGAYHLENAFWGAPTSTPFFQAGLLYGLKHPNLPGYSWYDRALGRKVQMNTPGDAMAIDARLRGHGRTSLLDHGGHTYFSLFHAGAMNRMCMSTLSSFKLMARSFAYEMEGLGSARTKGAWDFLRSFGMESWQAVREVRQWARSVNDWRHEQGFLVSRILLQRLGWSFAYTKSLVDMVRGVPLIYLVYGNYDEVAHRRGPRSELAMQELHRVDASLAELFAVARAAPEPYDVILLSDHGHVDSLPLEQRQGRRLEAVLFEGEVPPLKDDVRRGLLDGRQAPAPDTAAREPFIPVVVEAGNFAHIYLSGRPVPLEARELLARHPEVLARATNNPDIGMVAMRRGAEAVVVMGGGVYGPEDLDRAPLTTEYSRRAVADFLHGLPRMDTAGDLVLFGEAVQKGGTVGFAWEFGSHGGLTRVESDSLVMWPANGPVDLSGLGHCAALHERLAEAYLDTGAPRILH, encoded by the coding sequence GTGCGCGAAAGTCTCAACGAGCTCGTCAGCGAGAATTCACGAAATTGGGCGAATACCCTCGTCCGGAGGATCGGTTCGAAAGTTCCGCCCGTGGCGGCGCGTCGGCCCCGGAACGCTCTGCTCGTCCACCTGGACGGGGTGCCCAAGGCCCTGCTCGACGAGGCCATTGTCACAGGGCGCATGCCCTTTGTTTCACAGTTGGTCCGCTCTGGCGCGTATCACCTGGAGAACGCATTCTGGGGCGCGCCCACGTCCACGCCGTTCTTCCAGGCGGGGCTGCTCTACGGACTCAAGCACCCGAACCTGCCGGGCTACAGCTGGTACGACCGGGCGCTCGGCCGCAAGGTGCAGATGAACACCCCGGGCGACGCGATGGCCATCGACGCGCGCCTGCGCGGCCACGGCCGCACGAGCCTCCTGGACCATGGCGGCCACACGTACTTCTCGCTCTTCCACGCGGGCGCCATGAACCGCATGTGCATGAGCACGCTGTCGAGCTTCAAGCTGATGGCGCGCTCGTTCGCGTACGAGATGGAAGGCCTGGGGTCGGCGCGCACGAAGGGCGCGTGGGACTTCCTGCGTTCCTTCGGCATGGAGTCCTGGCAGGCCGTGCGCGAGGTGCGCCAGTGGGCGCGCTCCGTCAACGACTGGCGCCACGAGCAGGGGTTCCTCGTGAGCCGCATCCTCCTCCAGCGGTTGGGCTGGAGCTTCGCGTACACCAAGTCCCTGGTGGACATGGTGCGCGGCGTGCCGCTCATCTACCTGGTCTACGGCAACTACGATGAGGTGGCCCACCGGCGCGGCCCGCGCTCGGAGCTGGCGATGCAGGAGCTGCACCGGGTGGACGCGTCCCTGGCGGAGCTCTTCGCCGTGGCCCGCGCCGCGCCGGAGCCCTACGACGTCATCCTCCTGTCGGACCACGGCCACGTGGACAGCCTGCCCTTGGAGCAGCGCCAGGGCCGGCGCCTGGAGGCCGTCCTCTTCGAGGGCGAGGTGCCACCGCTGAAGGACGACGTGCGCCGCGGCCTGCTGGATGGGCGCCAGGCTCCCGCCCCGGACACCGCCGCGCGTGAGCCCTTCATCCCGGTGGTGGTGGAGGCCGGCAACTTCGCGCACATCTATCTGAGCGGCCGTCCCGTGCCGCTGGAGGCGCGCGAGCTGCTGGCGCGGCATCCGGAGGTGCTGGCCCGGGCCACGAACAACCCGGACATCGGCATGGTGGCGATGCGCCGGGGCGCGGAGGCGGTGGTGGTGATGGGCGGAGGCGTCTACGGCCCGGAGGACCTGGACCGCGCGCCGCTCACCACCGAGTACAGCAGGCGCGCCGTGGCGGACTTCCTCCACGGACTGCCGCGCATGGACACCGCGGGGGACCTGGTCCTCTTCGGTGAAGCCGTCCAGAAGGGCGGCACGGTGGGCTTCGCGTGGGAGTTCGGCTCGCACGGCGGCCTGACGCGCGTGGAGTCCGACAGCCTGGTGATGTGGCCCGCGAATGGCCCGGTGGACCTGTCCGGCCTGGGCCACTGCGCGGCGCTGCACGAGCGCCTGGCGGAGGCCTACCTGGACACCGGCGCCCCGCGGATTCTCCATTGA